ATGCCGTAAATTTAGAGCTTGCCAAGCATTTTAAAAGCGATCTGCGCGAAGTTGATTTTATATTAGAGGGCGGAAGTATCGAATTTGATGGGCAGGGCACTTTACTAACTACCGAAACTTGCCTTTTAAACGATAACCGAAATTCAAAATTTAATAAAGAGCAGATAGAAGCCAAGCTAAAAGAGCTTTTTGGCTTAAAACGCGTTATCTGGTTAAAGCATGGCTTTATAAAGGGCGATGATACCGACTCTCACGTTGATACCTTGGCTAGGTTTATCTCGTCTGATACGATCGCTTATGCTTGCACGGATGATAAAGACGATGAGCACTATGAAGAGCTTAAAAAGATGAAGCAAGAGCTTGAGACTACGGGATTTAAACTACTTGAGCTGCCGCTTCCAAAAGCTAAATTTTATGAAGGCAAGAGGCTAGGGTGCACATATGCAAATTTTATCTTTGTAAATGGCGCTTTGATCGTGCCTACGTATAACGATCCAAACGATAAAATCGTGCTTGAAAGGCTTGCAAAGGCACTTCCTGATCACAAAATCATAGGCGTAAATTCGCTCGTTTTTGTGCGTCAAAACGGTTCGCTTCACTGCTCAAGTCAAAATAGGTTTTTAAGAAGAGATGGATCGGATAGAAAATAAAAATTTACAAAGATTAGCCGTAATAGTCGCTGGAGCTACGGCTTTTTTACTTGCGGTTATTAAATTTATCGCAGGTATAGCAAGCGGTTCTGTTTCGGTGCTTAGCTCCGCGATTGATTCTATGCTTGACCTTTTGGTATCTGCCTTAAACTTTTTTGCACTTAGAAAATCTCAAGCCAAACCAAACGATAAATTTAACTTTGGTTATACCAAACTAGAAGCCATAGCTGCGATGTTTGAAGGGATTTTAATCGTAGGTATAGGAGTTTTTATTTTTTATGAAAGTATACTTAAATTTAGAGCCTACGAAGTAGAGCTGAATGTCGATTTGAGCCTATATGTTATGGTATTTTCTTTTGCGGTTACTGGTGCTCTTGTTGCGTTTTTAAATTTTGTAGCAAAGAAGACAAAAAATTTGATAATCAAGGCCGATGCGCTTCATTATAAAAGCGATTTTTTTACTAATTTTGGCATAATTTTAGCTTTAGTTGTTATCAAATTTACAGGATTTACGATAATAGATGCAATCTTTGGTATCGTAATTAGCGGATATATTGTAAATTCAGCCATATCTTTGATGAAAGAGAGCCTAGGAGTGCTGTTAGACAAGGCTCTTGAGTCCACAATAGTAAGTCAAATAGAAGATATTATAAAATCCAAAAAAGAGATAAATAGCTTTCATGGATTGACAACCAGAAAGAGCTCTGATATCTGCTATATGGTCGTTCATTTGGTATTTGATAAGGAAATTTTACTTGTTAAGGCGCATGAGATTTCCAACCAAATCGAATATGAAATAAGGGATAAATTTAGTGAATTTAGATGGGAGATAACAACCCACCTAGATCCATATGATGATAGAAATTTGGCTTAAAAGCTTTGTGTGATATAATTTTTTGAAAATTTAATTTGAGGTAATTTTATGAAAGTAGCGCTAATTCAACAAAAATTTCATGGCTCAAAAGAGGCTACGAATCAAAGAACTATAGAGCTAATAAGAGAGGCGGCTGAGGGTGGGGCTGAGCTTGTAGTCTGTCAAGAGCTTCATCAAACTCAGTATTTTTGTCAAAGCGAAGATACTAAATTCTTTGATCTTGCTAACGAGTGGGAAGAGGATGTCAAGTTTTGGGGGCATGTAGCTAAACAAAAGGGTGTGGTTTTGGTTACTTCACTCTTTGAAAAGCGAGCTGACGGACTTTATCATAACACCGCTTTTGTATATGAAAAAGATGGCAGTATCGCTGGAAAATACCGCAAAATGCATATTCCTGACGATCCAGGATTTTATGAGAAATTTTACTTTACCCCGGGAGATTTGGGATTTGAGCCGATTGAAACAAGCGTAGGCAAACTCGGACTTCTTGTTTGCTGGGATCAGTGGTACCCTGAAGCTGCTAGACTCATGGCTCTGCGCGGTGCTAAAATTTTGATTTATCCTACTGCTATAGGTTGGTTTGAATCTGATAGTAGCGAAGAGAAATCACGTCAGCTAGAGGCTTGGGTGGCGGTTCAAAGAGGACATGCTGTCGCAAATGGTTTGCCTGTGGTATCTGTAAATCGTGTAGGCTTTGAAGAGGATGATAGCGGTGTCATGGACGGAATAAAATTCTGGGGCAATAGCTTTGTATTTGGCGCTCAAGGCGAGGAGCTATTTAGAGCTGATAGTGAGAGCGAAGAGTGCTATATAGTAGATGTTGATATGAAAAGAAGCGAAGAAGTACGTAGAATTTGGCCATTTCTTAGAGATCGTAGGATAGATGAATATCAAAATTTAACAAAGCGTTTTATCGATTAAATTTATACATTTTAAATTCTTAAGCTTTGCACAGAGCAGGCTTAAGAATTTACATAATTTTCTCTACATAAGACTTAAATAAAAATATCATTATAAAAATAATATAAATTAAAACTTAAGAAAATTATTTTTTAAGCCTAAAATGTGTAAAATTGTGAAAAATTTTAGAATTAGTCTCAAAAAATCTCAAATAAATTTCTGGCAAAAATAGAATTTGTGATACGATAGAAAATCAAATTTTTATAAAGGATTGACTATGAAAAAAACATCTTTGGCTTTGGCTGGACTGCTTTTGGCTTCAACACTTAGCGCAAAAGAGTTCATTTCTATCGGAACAGGTGGAATGACTGGAACTTATTATCCTGTTGGTGGAGCTATATGCAGACTTGCCAATAAAGATCCTCAGATAAAATGTTCCGTTCAATCAACTGGCGGTTCTATATATAATGTAAATAACGTTCTTAAAAAAGAGCTAAATTTTGGCTTTGTTCAAAGCGACGTAGTGTATGATAAATATAACGGCGTAGGCAAATTTAAGGATATGGGAGATAAAAATTTACGTGCCGTAGTCTCTATCTATCCTGAACTTTTGGCATTTGTTGTATCAAAAGCAAGCGGAATTGCTTCAATAAATGATCTTGCTGGTAAAAGCATCAACGTAGGAAATCCTGGTAGCGGTAATGAGATGACAGCACTTACTGTGTTTAACGCTTATGGATTTGATGCAAAAAAATTAAAACATCACGGCGTTTTAACAGCTCAAGAGTGCCCTCATGCGCTTAAAGATAAGAAAATCGACGGATATTTTTATATGGTAGGTCACCCTACAGCAAATATTACAGATGCGGCTAACTCTATGCCTATAGATATCGTAAATATAAAAGGTGAAAATATAGATAAGATGCTTAAAGAATTCCCTTATTTTGCAAAGGGTGTAATACCAAAAGGCACTTATGAAGGCGTAAGTCATGATGTGGAAAGTATCGGTGTTAAAGCTGTTTTAGTAACCACTAAAGATATGAGTGATAAAGCAGTAGGTGCTGTTGTAAAAGCAATTTTAGATAACTTTGATGAGTACAAAACTCTTCATCCGGCACTTGGTGCGGTTACTAAAGAGTCTCTTGTTCAAGGACTTTCAGCTCCGCTTCATCCTGCTGCTGAAGCTGAGTTTAAAAAACATGGAATAATAAAATAATTTTAAGGGTGGGTTAATGGAGCTAAACGGCAAAAATGGTGATTTAAAAAACAAGGATATAAACACGGATATAGAAGAGCAAGATGATGTGCAAAATGCAATGCCTCAAGAAAAAGAGGAGTTTGTAGAAGTAAAAACAAGAGAGATAAACTCGAATTTTTATATCTATTTAACAAGTATAATTTGTTTTGCTTGGTCAGTTTTCCAGCTATATATCGCGTATTTTCCTATGAATACCACTATGTCGCGCTCCATTCACCTCTCTTTTGCGATAGCGCTTGTATTCTTGCTTTATCCTGTGAAATTTCACAAAAAAGCTCAAACTAGCGTGCCGATTTATGACATCTTACTTTGTGTAGTGGGTGTTATAGCAGCACTTTATCCTTTTGTAGAGTTTTATTCTCTTGCCCAAAGACCAGGAGACTATACTAAATTTGATGTTTTGATATCAAGTGCTGCCGTACTTATACTATTTGAGGCTGGCAGGCGTGTGATAGGACCTGCTTTAGGCATTATTGCTGCTATATTTTTGTGTTATGACTATTTTGGACAGTATATGCCAGATATCATAGCTCACCAAGGTGCCAGCCTAAATAAACTCGCAGGACATATGTATCTAACTACCGAGGGTGTATTTGGAGTGCCGCTTGGTGTTAGTGTGAGCTTTATCTATCTTTTTGTTTTGTTTGGTTCACTTCTTGAAAGAGCGGGAGCGGGGCAGTATTTTATAAATTTAGCCTTTGCCATGCTTGGCAGATTTAGAGGAGGTCCTGCTAAGGCTTCTGTTATAGCTAGCGGTTTAACAGGTATGGTTTCTGGTAGCTCTACAGCAAACGTTGTAACTGTTGGAACATTTACTATTCCTCTTATGAAAAAAGCCGGGCTGACTAGTACAAAAGCCGGTGCTATCGAAGTAGCAGCTGGTGTAAACGGACAGCTTATGCCACCTATTATGGGTGCGGCTGCATTTATAATAGCTGAATTTTTAGGCATGAGCTATACTAATGTAATGATAGCTGCTGTAATTCCTGCCTTTGTCTGCTATGCATCCTTATTTTTTATAGTGCATCTGGAGTCTTGCAAGCTTGGCTTAAAAGGAATGAAACAAGACAAAAGTGTTTCTAAGTTTAAAATTTTCTTTAGTGGACTTCACTATCTAATACCTATATTAGTTATGCTTTATACTCTTTTGATAGCCAAAGAGTCGCCGATATCCGCAGCTTTTAACGCTATAAATGTTTTATTTTTAATAATTATCTTTCAAGAGCCTATTAAAAAAATGGCTATGGGAGAAAAGGTAAATAAAAACGATTTCATTATAGGTTTTGCTGATATTTTCTGGGCTATGGTAACTGCCGCTAGAAACATGACTACTATAGCTATAGCCACAGGTTTAGCCGGAATTATAGTAGGCTCCATATCTCTTACGGGCATTGGTCAGGTTTTATCTGAAGTGGTTGAGATTATAGCAGGTAATAATATATTGCTTATACTATTTTTAACAGCGGTTATGTCTTTGATACTTGGTATGGGTCTTCCAACTACGGCTAACTATATAGTGGTCTCATCTCTTGTTGCACCTGTAATTTTATTTTTAGCTTATAAAAACGGATTTTTAATCCCTGCTATTGCAGTGCATCTATTTGTATTTTATTTTGGAATTTTGGCTGACGATACACCTCCTGTAGGAATTGCCGCTTATGCTGCTGCCGGTATTGCCAAAGCAAACCCTGTAACAGTTGGTGTACAAGGCTTCTTTTACGATCTAAGAACTACGGTTTTACCTTTTGCTTTTGTATTTAATAATAAACTTTTATTGATAGACAGTATAAATCCT
This Campylobacter sp. RM16192 DNA region includes the following protein-coding sequences:
- a CDS encoding agmatine deiminase family protein — translated: MRAYAEWEKQELIFLSLPHENSDWKPYLNEILDSYEELVAAIVPFQKVVLICPDEEIFNSRFAKFDNVEFIKIDTDDTWIRDYGMIDIENGDKILSYDFKFNAWGGKFESSKDNAVNLELAKHFKSDLREVDFILEGGSIEFDGQGTLLTTETCLLNDNRNSKFNKEQIEAKLKELFGLKRVIWLKHGFIKGDDTDSHVDTLARFISSDTIAYACTDDKDDEHYEELKKMKQELETTGFKLLELPLPKAKFYEGKRLGCTYANFIFVNGALIVPTYNDPNDKIVLERLAKALPDHKIIGVNSLVFVRQNGSLHCSSQNRFLRRDGSDRK
- a CDS encoding cation diffusion facilitator family transporter; this encodes MDRIENKNLQRLAVIVAGATAFLLAVIKFIAGIASGSVSVLSSAIDSMLDLLVSALNFFALRKSQAKPNDKFNFGYTKLEAIAAMFEGILIVGIGVFIFYESILKFRAYEVELNVDLSLYVMVFSFAVTGALVAFLNFVAKKTKNLIIKADALHYKSDFFTNFGIILALVVIKFTGFTIIDAIFGIVISGYIVNSAISLMKESLGVLLDKALESTIVSQIEDIIKSKKEINSFHGLTTRKSSDICYMVVHLVFDKEILLVKAHEISNQIEYEIRDKFSEFRWEITTHLDPYDDRNLA
- a CDS encoding carbon-nitrogen hydrolase, with the protein product MKVALIQQKFHGSKEATNQRTIELIREAAEGGAELVVCQELHQTQYFCQSEDTKFFDLANEWEEDVKFWGHVAKQKGVVLVTSLFEKRADGLYHNTAFVYEKDGSIAGKYRKMHIPDDPGFYEKFYFTPGDLGFEPIETSVGKLGLLVCWDQWYPEAARLMALRGAKILIYPTAIGWFESDSSEEKSRQLEAWVAVQRGHAVANGLPVVSVNRVGFEEDDSGVMDGIKFWGNSFVFGAQGEELFRADSESEECYIVDVDMKRSEEVRRIWPFLRDRRIDEYQNLTKRFID
- a CDS encoding TAXI family TRAP transporter solute-binding subunit, which codes for MKKTSLALAGLLLASTLSAKEFISIGTGGMTGTYYPVGGAICRLANKDPQIKCSVQSTGGSIYNVNNVLKKELNFGFVQSDVVYDKYNGVGKFKDMGDKNLRAVVSIYPELLAFVVSKASGIASINDLAGKSINVGNPGSGNEMTALTVFNAYGFDAKKLKHHGVLTAQECPHALKDKKIDGYFYMVGHPTANITDAANSMPIDIVNIKGENIDKMLKEFPYFAKGVIPKGTYEGVSHDVESIGVKAVLVTTKDMSDKAVGAVVKAILDNFDEYKTLHPALGAVTKESLVQGLSAPLHPAAEAEFKKHGIIK
- a CDS encoding TRAP transporter permease; protein product: MPQEKEEFVEVKTREINSNFYIYLTSIICFAWSVFQLYIAYFPMNTTMSRSIHLSFAIALVFLLYPVKFHKKAQTSVPIYDILLCVVGVIAALYPFVEFYSLAQRPGDYTKFDVLISSAAVLILFEAGRRVIGPALGIIAAIFLCYDYFGQYMPDIIAHQGASLNKLAGHMYLTTEGVFGVPLGVSVSFIYLFVLFGSLLERAGAGQYFINLAFAMLGRFRGGPAKASVIASGLTGMVSGSSTANVVTVGTFTIPLMKKAGLTSTKAGAIEVAAGVNGQLMPPIMGAAAFIIAEFLGMSYTNVMIAAVIPAFVCYASLFFIVHLESCKLGLKGMKQDKSVSKFKIFFSGLHYLIPILVMLYTLLIAKESPISAAFNAINVLFLIIIFQEPIKKMAMGEKVNKNDFIIGFADIFWAMVTAARNMTTIAIATGLAGIIVGSISLTGIGQVLSEVVEIIAGNNILLILFLTAVMSLILGMGLPTTANYIVVSSLVAPVILFLAYKNGFLIPAIAVHLFVFYFGILADDTPPVGIAAYAAAGIAKANPVTVGVQGFFYDLRTTVLPFAFVFNNKLLLIDSINPAAPNDAKGIVWITNTLEMLLIFSTALIGMFAFSSALQGFFVTRVQIWERVLLLAVVPLVLVPNMCVKYIAAIPNEYLSYAIGVGIYGLVFAYQWITNKKNT